The DNA window TGACagttggattttgaggcggattccacgtaaaatctgctgccaaaaaactgtgtgtcaatatacccttagggctagttcacacggggatctgCGTGGACACATTCCATCGTGGCTGGGCCTAGTGTAGAGGGtactgtcgcgaggtggacgccacggctgaatcagccacggaatccacctgaagaaagggcagcttgcttcttttttccgcgagcgggaacaaaccactagcggaagaaagaacgctagcggtctacatagaactctattgtgagggggcagattttgcccggtgtgaactagtccttagggTTCTTAGAGCTTAACTTTTATTCCTTTTGTCAAAAACACGCACAAGTGACCCGGTCATTCAGTCAGGGTCACGTTCTGGAGCAGTCCATTATTGCACCTGTCTAGTGCCCTTTTGGCTTAGCAAGTATTAGCGGGAGAGGGTTTCATTAACTTATAAGCACCTACTATAGCCCTATTGGTTTTAGAATAATGCTCCTTGCTTTTCTTGGAAGAGGCAATAATTGATCTCAGTCCATTATACCACTGGGTCATTTTTCGCCTTCCAATAAACTGCACCTTCCTACACCCATATGATAATCTCTGCAAGGAGATATCCCTGTCCTTAGCTCTTTACATATAGCATGGAACATGTTTAACGCAAACAAGGCAGAATCATTCATTGTGTAATGTACTGATATAAAACAGAGTTAGTATAAGGATTCTGATGGGTGTTTATGCGGATAAATGTACTGTGCTTTGAAGGCTAAAGGAATAAATATACAATATGGTAATTTGTTCAAAAGCAGAAGCATAAACTAAACTaccttaaggttaaggccccagatAGCGGAATACAAtgttcacatttttttccacagcacttttgctgtgtttttttctttctcttttaaaACTATTGGAAAAGCCCTcatgattctgcagctaaaatgaacaAGCTTCGATTTTCACAAATGTAGCTTTTTTCCCCCCTTACAATGTATTGTTTCCCCTCTAAGTTTCCACTACATGGGTCCTTAACCTAAGCTAGTTTTTCTCAGAGAGGGCTAATTCCGAATCACAGTCTATGTGCTCTGTcctttctaaaaaaaatccaatgaTGGATTGGGAGACAGCATAATACCTGCTGTCTCCCGATCCATCAAACACTTATATTGGCAGTGTTTGACTTTGCTATGTATAATCTAAATGTAATTAACCACAAACAGCTTACAATAGTATAAAATACTAAAAAGAATAATTCCTTACCAATCTCCTGTTGCTCCCATGCCAATCTCCTGTTGCTCCCTTCTCTGGCTCCCAGCCAGTCGTTGCTTACAGGGCCCCAGTTATGACGTGACATGTTGACACATGACGTCTGCAGTCAATAACCATCAACACACTGATAGGCTGCAATGGTCACATGTAAAGTTGAAATAACATTGCTGGGGCTGGGTAAACAGAGACTGGCAGGGAGTCAGAGAAGTCTCAGCATGCTATTGTCTATCATTGCTAGCTGTTTGTAAAAACTCTGACAGGAATGTTTCATCAGAaaatgactgattttttttttttttaacccaacttTTCATGCCAAACATATTTTAAGAATCTTTTTTTATGCCATATCACCATCCACATTTTAAAGTACTAAAGACTACAATTTTTACTCTGACCACTAtgtctaataatagactgacatttTCCAATTCTTTAGTTTCCTtcacagcagtcacctcatttacaccaAAAACTGGTTTACAATTGAAAGTAACAACTCACTAAGCCATCATTGCTTCCATCATTGACAACAGAttatgtcacagtttatctcccTTCCCATGTGTAGATATCTAATAGCCTATAGCTATAGGGTTATGTGTAAATtggtgttaacagagcagagaagcAGGCAAGGTGGCAGCGCCCATTATCATGTacaaaaaaacagaataaaaatctataatcagaaaataagaatagttaaaaaaaattgatattcTCTATCCGGttttaataaaaacattttttttagttaTACATTCCTAGTAATAGAGTCAGGATCCAAACATATCTTCTAAATTCGCCGACCATTAGAACACAGGTCCCAGGCCCCCCAAACTGAATGGAGTAGCAGTTCATGGGACTGGCACAGATAGGCAAGCTCTGCACTCTGCTGCCTCAGTCagccccatagactttgaatagaGCAGTAATGTGAATGTATGAGAACCACTCCATTCAAGGGAGGGGACACAGGACCCCAAGCAatcacttatctcctatcctgcaggcaatccctttaagaagcctcTAAAACCATATGTCAGAGTTTCCAGTAGTAGACGTATAGTATTTCACTTTAAGGAGACTTTACCTAGAAAAGAGTTTAAAACATTCTTTGGATTGACATTTTTGAAAATGAAATGACATAATCTAATAGAATTATTAAGAGATGAAAATGGCGCCTTCATTTGATCAGAATAATTTTCACGGACTTGTATAGAAATTTCCAGTAACATCTAATTGTGTACAAATCTACCATCCATAAGAACAACTTCCAGCAGGCCGCCTTAATCCTGACATTTGCTTCTGCACCAAACATTTATTTAGTTGAGCACCAGCTGCAGAGTCACAAAGTTCTCAATGACTTACCGTACTGACGTGAGACAATGGAAGCCCAAAGCAATTCATTTATTACCATAAAAGAAATCTAATTTCAACATGTAGACAAATTAAATAGACAATGCAAACATAAAATGGTCATTAAGGCTCATGTTCTCCCTTAAAactaaaaatgatcaaagcagcATATGAAATAGTAATTTACCGTCTCAAAATTTGCAAAGTCCTGCACAATCAGGATTAAAAAGTTCATGTTGTTCTTGACAGATCCAATCTATGCTGGATATGTAAAAACAAGACAGCACACAGACTACACATCAAGTCTTAATGTAAGCATGTGAAAGTCTCAGAAAAACTTGTCATCAATCCTAAAGTGAGGCCTGGTTACATCGTCGGGGTTAATGAAGACAGAGATGGATTTTCCTGGGTTCTCAGTCACTAGTTGTTGGAGTTTTTTGGCTAACCGGTCATCGGGTTGGTTATTGTCTCCGCCATCAGACTGTGGTGATGGTATGCTGGTAGTGCTCCCCCTCCTTTGGATATCCATGGTGAGCCGGTTTGCCGCCTTGACATGTTCTATGGCCGTTCGGAGGTGTTCTGCTGGATCTGACCTGACAGAAGAGAGCTTCCTAGCGTGTAACATAACAGTCTCCTCGGAAAGGTGCTCTAGCATATTGCACTGTGGAATGAAGTAATTGGGGCACATTTTGTTGACTAAGCAATGCTGCAGATCATCAATAAGTCCCAAAAGGAAATGGGCAGCGTAATCGTCTTGAGCCAAGTAATTAGCTGGAAGTCTATCACAAGCCCATAGCATCATACTACGGAGATGGTATGGACTGATAGCTTTTGGTCTTGATAAAAGCTTTATGATTATGGCTTTACAAGCTTGATAGGCTTGCATTAAGCTACTGGAAATGCATTTCTTCAGCTGTACTTCACTTCTGGCAAATGACAACCTCCATTCATTATCTTTCTTACCCTTATAGGAGCATGCTGGCACTAAGTAAAAGCCGCTAATTACTTCTTCTTCTGTGATCTTGCCATCCCAGAAATGGTTTTCCATTAGCCAACTTTGAGCTACAGCTGGCCAACCTTTGAAAGAGACCACAGGAACAATATCGTACATCATGCGACTGCTACCAACACCTAAAATAATTGTAATAATCGTGCCGTTCTTTTCTACCTTCTCCACCTTGGGCATCCCTCTTTGAGGTTTCTTCTGAATCTCCGACAATACAATGCTGATTGATTCATGGAACCAGTCTGCAACTTTTGTAGGGGAGAAAAAATAGTTAGTAGCCCCATTGATATGGTCAACTATTGTACAACAATCTTTCCATTTGGAGATAGTTCCTTCATCAAAGAGTCGAAGGCTAAGCCATGAATGACAAAGGGCAGAATGACGCATATCCAGGGTGACAGGCTGGTTTCGGTCATGAAGTTTTAAAGCTGGCACAAGTAGAGTAAAATCCATGTCATAGTCTGTTCCACGGGCATAAACATTTAACTCATCAAGATCCAGGTCAACGACTCCTTCTCGAACGCCGCCAGAAAGCAGCAAATACTCATTGGCTACAGGCAACTTCTGGTCTAGTTTCTGAACCATACCTGAAAAGACAACAAGGAAACAGGTTAGTATACAAGCAACACAAATGTAGTGATATCACAAGAAGGAATAgttttacaaaaataaatgacTATTACAAGTTTGTAAAGTTTATGCAAAGGTTGGATAAGTATAAGTAGTGAACACAAtgtgataaaagaaaaaaaatatatgggtctcctagatttaaaaaaaaaacaaaaaacaaaacaaaaattaagactgtgtctgtgcaaaaaaacaacaaaaacagttTCCAGGTAAACACCAGTGGTTACcttaaaaaaacccattgaatgggttttaaaactgaccgccggcaagccgtcccctgtccagtttccccggggtttagaaCGAAAACCCATGAGCGGACAGCAGATACCTAataagtttatttatttattttattttgctttatttGTTGATTTTGAACCTGAATCTTGATCCCCAGTACGATGTACTGGAATACTTCTTTGAGCTAATTTAATACACTCCCCTCTTATTTCATGCAACAAAATATAGCTAAGCTGGTGGTGGTCAAGACAAGCACAGAttctaaagcaccatggaattaatggtgctatataaataataataagattCTCTATGTGCAATAGGCAGCCAAGATGCTGTTGaatggcctcctggctgccatgacaaCTTCTCGGACCCCGGGATCTCATTTTCCAACTCCAGCAGCTAGTCCCGGGTCCTGGTTATATAAAACAGCAGGGAACTGGAAGCCATGTAGCAGGCAACATTTTTGTGACTGCGACATGACAGTGTTGTATTACATGGATGGATATTCCTCTTAATGGCCACCTTGTAATACTACATACTAGTTGTTGTAGGGAACTGCTGTTTACCTTGGAAAAAAGTGAGTgtgtagggaaagggggggattaCTGGGGATGTCTGGAGCCAGTCCACTGTCAATCTGTTGAGAACCATGGTTGTCTGTGATGAGTAAGCACCATTTTACAATCTATGCGTACAAGCTACTTCTACTCCCCtcttatttcatgcaataaatTACAGATACCGCTCTAGAAGACAAGCAATTGGTCAGTACTAGTAAACAAGCATTCCGCTGACACAGCAAGTACACTGTTAACATTTCATGGCCATGCAGGTTGCTTATGACGCTAATAATGAAGCTTAGCGCAATGTAAATTTTAGGAATCCTCTTGGGGCTGACAGACAGTGAAATGCCATGGCTTTCACATTGGCATTTTAGTATATCTAATTAGCTAAacgaagcagagcaggtggcactgCTGATGTCGACGCGTTCCATGCTCTTTGAAGCAGCTGCATGCAGAAGCAGCCTCCTCAGATCAATGCCAGTTCTATCTGCCATGTTCTCAAGCTCTTAAACATCAATTAAGAAAACTTTCAACTTGGAAGACAATCGATATAAAGATAAGCCAAGTGCATTAAGAGTAACTGAAGCTAATGGACATACTTCctcaaatgtgttttttaatgttttacccCTCAATCAATTTGTATCTGAGCCCGACCCATATAGCAAGACTGGTTAGATGGGCAATGCAGCAAATACAACCCCCGCCACATCTGTATTCAGTATTTTGTTtgagaagtccgcttggggacccccccgaatggaatatcgaacacattaacaagcggtgagcttagaAAAgcatgtggaccccatagattataatagggtccgtgtgttttccgcgcactgTCCACAcgtaacatgtggagagaaaagtatttcatgatatacttttctctccacatgactcgtgtgaacaccatgcagaaaacacacggaccccattatggtctatggggaccATGTGCTTTCAATGCTAACTGctagtcaatgcgttcggtattccgttcaggggtccccaagcagacttcccaaatggaataccgaatgcagatgtgaacaaggccttagacaacagaattttatttatttattttttttacaaatgataGAAAGCAAATGCTACATGCATATGGAACTGCTCATAGTATCGGGGCAgtgtggtggttcagtggttagtactattaCCCAAGGGATCCGTCTACATGGATTATGTGTAATCTCCCAATGTTTATGTGGAATTCCTCCAAAATACCAAAATTATACTGATGGGTAAACATTGGTATGAACACTGTGGGTGTGTGTGGGAGTATAGATGCTTTTTTATGACCATCATTGCCATCTCGGAACTTTTACTCTCACTTGATATGTCTTTTAAGCATAGTGTGTGGCTGCTGCGGCCAGTGGTTGACAACAGAAGTCACATGCCAGAACAACATTGCTGACAGATCAGAAAGAACGGCACTGGATCAGTGAGGAAATGAAGAGGTAAGTagtgtttttctttctttccgtTGATAAGAATAAATAAAGAGAAGCAAATGTTAAGaaaatgaacaacccctttaacacggtCCTCACTGAGTGGCAAAATTACTGCAAAGGAACCAGCTGTGATGTTGttgccacatacagtcctatgaaaaagtttgggcacccctattaatcttaatcatttttagttctaaatattttggtgtttgcaacagccatttcagtttgatatatctaataactgatggacacagtaatatttcaggattgaaatgaggtttattgtactaacagaaaatgtgcaatatgcattaaaccaaaatttgaccggtgcaaaaatatgggcacctcaacagaaaagtgacattaatatttagtacatcctccttttgcaaagataacagcctctagtcgcttcctgtagcttttaatcagttcctggatcctggatgaaggtattttggaccatttctttctacaaaacaattcaagttcagttaagtttgatggtcgccgaacatggacagcccgctctcaaatgatctgaaaacaaagattgttcaacatagttgttcaggggaaggatacaaaacgttgtctcagagatttaacctgtcagtttccactgtgaggaacatagtaaggaaatggaagaccacagggacagttcttgttaagcccagaagtggcaggccaagaaaaatatcagaaaggcagagaagaagaatggtgagaacagtcaaggacaatccacagaccacctccaaagagctgcagcatcatcttgctgcagatggtgtcactgtgcatcggtcaactatacagcgcactttgcacaaatagaagctgtatgggagagtgatgagaaagaagccgtttctgcacgtacgccacaaatagagttgcctgaggtatgaaaaagcacatttggacaaggcagcttcattttggaaacaaaaattgagttgtttggttataaaaaaaagccgttatgcatggcgtccaaaaagaaacagcattccaagaaaaacacatgctacccactgtaaaatttggtggaggttccatcatgctttggggctgtgtggccaatgccggcaccgggaatcttgttaaagttgagggtcgcatggattccactccgtatcagcagattcttgagaataatgttcaagaatcagtgacgaagttgaagttacgccggggatggatagttcagcaagacaatgatccaaaacaccgctccaaatcctcaggcattcatgcagaggaacaattacaatgttctggaatggccatcccagtccccagacctgaatatcattgaacatctgtgggatgatttgaagcgggctgtccatgctcggcgaccatctaacttaactgaacttgaattgtttgtccaaaatacctttatccaggatccaggaactgattaaaagctacaggaagcgactagaggctgttatctttgcaaaaggaggatctactaaatattaatgtcacttttctgttgaggtgcccatacttttgcaccggtcaaattttggtttaatgcatattgcacattttctgttagtacaataaacctcatttcaatcctgaaatattactgtgtccatcagttattagatatatcaaactgaaatggctgttgcaaataccaaaatatttagaactaaaaatgattaagattaataggggtgcccaaactttttcataggactgtaagtccaGTCCTTGCGTTCCCACAGCAAACTGCGTCCATCACCCAGTAAGTAGTGCTGTAAGAACCTACGTGTTTTGGACACAAGTGTCCTTAGTCATGGCTAAATGTTACTTTCAGCCTACTGCTTTTATGCTTTGAAAGTCTCCATGTTTTTCTACTTGCTGAGAGCAGGATTAAATTTGTGCCTTTGCTGACATTAGTGTCAGAAAAGATGAACTTCTTTCTAGTGTTGCAGATGGAGTGTTTCTCCACTAGATGGAGCCTTACATCACTTTATAAATACATACTGTATGCCGAGACTTGTCAAGCCACAGTAACCCCCCAGGCAGATTTACTGAAAACCTTATTAATTGTTAAACTGATTAAGATATTCTTTGTCGACAGGCCTATTACTAGATCAATTAGG is part of the Leptodactylus fuscus isolate aLepFus1 chromosome 3, aLepFus1.hap2, whole genome shotgun sequence genome and encodes:
- the MB21D2 gene encoding nucleotidyltransferase MB21D2 — its product is MAAPIPTKPGTVGGGSKPASPELDFRSGARIEELNKLIQEFSKHDQREYDDQRALEIHTAKDFIFSMLGMVQKLDQKLPVANEYLLLSGGVREGVVDLDLDELNVYARGTDYDMDFTLLVPALKLHDRNQPVTLDMRHSALCHSWLSLRLFDEGTISKWKDCCTIVDHINGATNYFFSPTKVADWFHESISIVLSEIQKKPQRGMPKVEKVEKNGTIITIILGVGSSRMMYDIVPVVSFKGWPAVAQSWLMENHFWDGKITEEEVISGFYLVPACSYKGKKDNEWRLSFARSEVQLKKCISSSLMQAYQACKAIIIKLLSRPKAISPYHLRSMMLWACDRLPANYLAQDDYAAHFLLGLIDDLQHCLVNKMCPNYFIPQCNMLEHLSEETVMLHARKLSSVRSDPAEHLRTAIEHVKAANRLTMDIQRRGSTTSIPSPQSDGGDNNQPDDRLAKKLQQLVTENPGKSISVFINPDDVTRPHFRIDDKFF